Genomic segment of Candidatus Micrarchaeia archaeon:
CTTTACAAGTACGACCCGCTCACGCTTTTCGGGAACAGGGAGCGCATAGAGGAGCGCGAGGCTTCGGAAGTCTGGGAAGGCGCCCCGAAGAGAGTAAAGGTGAGGAATCCCGCCTTCGACGCGACGGCGGCGCGGTACGTGAACGGGTACGTGACCGAGCTGGGAGTGGTGCCTCCGCAGGCCCTTTTCGGCATAGCGATGGCGAAGCTCGGGCTCAGGGTGGACGGGTGATACGCATGGCTGCCAAATCTGGAAATCCTGGAAACGGGAAAAAGAGGAACGGGAATGGAACGACCATGCACAAGCCCGGCGAGAAGGTGTATGTTGAAAGGGAAAGGAAGAAAGTGGATGTGTGGAGGCTGAAGCCGTACATCGTGCAGGCTAGGAAAATCAACATTTACACCGGAAAAAGGATCGTGGTGCTCAACAAGCGCGAGGCCCAGCAGAATGACATTTACGCCGGATACCGGGAAATCATCCAGTTCAAGGGAAAGGAGATGGCGGTTGTTGTTGACGTTTCAGGGGACGAAGTAGTGAAGCCCGGCGAGGTCGGGATATTCAGGGACGTGAGCGACGCGCTCGAAATCGGGGACGAGGATATAGTGGAAATCATACATCTCAACAGGCCGGCTTCGCTGGAGTACATAAAGAAGAAGCTGGATAAGAAGGAGCTCAGCGCTGCCGAAATAGAGACAATCATCCGCGAGCTGATGGACAACAAGTTGAGCGAAGCGGATCTGGCCGCTTGGGTCTCCGGGATGTACGTGAACGGGCTGAGCGACAGCGAGATTGTGGCGCTAACCATGAATATAGTCGCAAGCGGGGAGAAGCTGGAGCTGGGAAAGGACCTGGTGGCAGACAAGCATTGCATAGGCGGAGTCGCAGGGAATCGGACCACGATGATTGTAGTGCCCATAATTGCGGCGGCCGGAATTTACATACCGAAGACCTCGAGCAGGGCGATAACCAGCCCGGCCGGGACCGCGGACACGATGGAAGTGCTCGCGAAAGTGGATTTCAAAATTGATGAATTGAGGGATATAGTGCTCAAGGCCCACGGGGCCATAGTGTGGGGCGGCGGGCTGAACCTCGCGAGCGCAGACGACAAGCTGATAAAGATAAGGAATCCTCTCAGCCTGGACCCGAGAGGGGTTCTGCTTTCCTCCATACTGGCGAAGAAAAAGAGCGTGGGCGCGAGGAACGTTGTGATAGACATACCCATCGGGAGGGGCACCAAGGTGGGCTCGATGAACGAGGCCCAGGAGCTGGCGCAGGACTTCCTGAAGATAGGGCGGATGCTGGACATGAACGTGGAGGCGCTCATCACCGACGGGAGCGAGCCCATAGGGAACGGGATAGGGCCCGGGCTGGAGTGCTGCGACGTGCTCCAGGTGCTCGAAGGGACCGGGCCAGAGGACTTGAGGCACAAGAGCCTGATAATAGCCGGGAAGCTCATCGAGCTTTCGGGCAAGGTGGAGAAAGGGAAGGGTTACGAGGT
This window contains:
- a CDS encoding ribose 1,5-bisphosphate isomerase (eIF-2BB; catalyzes the binding of GTP to IF2), translating into LYKYDPLTLFGNRERIEEREASEVWEGAPKRVKVRNPAFDATAARYVNGYVTELGVVPPQALFGIAMAKLGLRVDG
- a CDS encoding AMP phosphorylase translates to MAAKSGNPGNGKKRNGNGTTMHKPGEKVYVERERKKVDVWRLKPYIVQARKINIYTGKRIVVLNKREAQQNDIYAGYREIIQFKGKEMAVVVDVSGDEVVKPGEVGIFRDVSDALEIGDEDIVEIIHLNRPASLEYIKKKLDKKELSAAEIETIIRELMDNKLSEADLAAWVSGMYVNGLSDSEIVALTMNIVASGEKLELGKDLVADKHCIGGVAGNRTTMIVVPIIAAAGIYIPKTSSRAITSPAGTADTMEVLAKVDFKIDELRDIVLKAHGAIVWGGGLNLASADDKLIKIRNPLSLDPRGVLLSSILAKKKSVGARNVVIDIPIGRGTKVGSMNEAQELAQDFLKIGRMLDMNVEALITDGSEPIGNGIGPGLECCDVLQVLEGTGPEDLRHKSLIIAGKLIELSGKVEKGKGYEVAEHFVDSGKALAKMKEIIELQGGDPKVKSSDMPVGQYVYGVKAERGGKISHIDNKSISKIARIAGAPGDKGAGIRLHHLKGDRVEPGNPLFTIYAESEAKLDYAVKALETLEPVELQRMLLDTVVEGESSSRRDEDNGCVRKGSAGFQGKPHCGGRSEDSGGVCKGDSTERREHRGA